The Solibacillus sp. FSL W7-1464 genome contains a region encoding:
- a CDS encoding YjcZ family sporulation protein produces the protein MGYGYEGYQQQANYGGYGCGGGGNSGGNSSTFVLIVVLFILLIIVGATFAY, from the coding sequence ATGGGTTACGGATATGAAGGGTATCAACAACAAGCAAACTACGGTGGTTACGGCTGTGGTGGCGGTGGTAACAGCGGCGGTAATAGCTCAACTTTCGTTCTGATCGTTGTTCTATTCATTCTTTTAATTATTGTCGGCGCTACTTTTGCTTACTAA
- the rpsD gene encoding 30S ribosomal protein S4, translating into MSRYTGPSWKLSRRLGISLSGTGKEIAKRPYAPGQHGPNSRGKKSEYGLQLTEKQKLRHMYGMTERQFKNTYLRAGKLQGVHGENFMILLETRLDNLVYRLGLARTRRAARQLVNHGHILVDGNRVDIPSYSVKPGQTISLREKSANLSVVAESIEVNSFVPEYLSFDADSKVGTFVRLPERSELSAEINEQFIVEFYSR; encoded by the coding sequence ATGTCTCGTTATACAGGTCCATCTTGGAAACTATCTCGTCGTCTTGGTATTTCATTAAGCGGCACAGGTAAAGAAATCGCAAAACGCCCTTACGCACCAGGTCAACACGGCCCGAACTCTCGTGGTAAAAAATCAGAGTACGGTCTACAATTAACTGAAAAACAAAAATTACGTCATATGTACGGTATGACTGAACGTCAATTCAAAAACACTTACCTACGTGCTGGTAAATTACAAGGTGTACACGGTGAAAACTTCATGATTTTACTTGAAACTCGCCTTGACAACCTAGTTTACCGTTTAGGTTTAGCTCGCACTCGTCGTGCAGCTCGTCAATTAGTTAACCACGGTCACATCTTAGTTGATGGTAACCGCGTTGACATCCCATCTTACTCAGTAAAACCAGGTCAAACGATCTCTTTACGTGAGAAATCAGCTAACCTTTCAGTTGTTGCTGAATCAATCGAAGTAAACAGCTTCGTACCAGAATATTTATCATTCGATGCAGACTCTAAAGTAGGTACTTTCGTACGTTTACCAGAGCGCTCTGAATTATCTGCTGAAATCAACGAACAATTCATCGTAGAGTTCTACTCTCGTTAA